Within the Rhodothermales bacterium genome, the region CCGGTAGGCATGCTGCCAGAAGCCGGCGCCGAGCATCATCCCCACCACCACGAGCGGCGGCATGAGGGCGACGGCGACCATGACGCCGATCAGCGCCGAGGAGACCCCCCGCGTCATCGACAACGCGCCGGCGACCCCGGCCGCCAGCGCCAGCGCCATGTCGGCCAGCGTGACCTCGGTGCGTGCCGCGATCTCGGGAGAGTTCGGGTCGACGGGCAGCAGGAGCCCGATCCCGAACGACAGCGCGAGGCCGAGGAGCAGGCCGGCGATGTTGATCCGCATCGCCCGTTTTAGGAGATCGGTGTCGGCCAGCGTGGTGCCCAGCGCGAGCGCGATGTTGGGCCCGATCAGCGGCGCGATCACCATCGCCCCGATGATCACCGCCACGTTGGCGCGCAGGAGGCCGATCGCCGCCACGAGGGTCGACAGCACCACCAGCGTGTAATGGCTTTTTGTGGTGCGGATGGCGTCGTCGATGTCCTGGTACAGCTCCTCGCGGCTGATGCGGGCCTTGCGGCCCGGCGTCTCTTCGTTCGGCGTCTCCGCTTCCTCCTTTGGTTCGAGGCGCGGGAGGGTGGCCTCGACGTTGGTCACGACGATCCGGTAGGCGTCCTCGTCCCCGATGCGCTCGTGAAGCCGTTCGAGCAGCGTCTCGGTGCTCTCGGTCTCGACGAGGAAGCGGACCAGCTTCTGGCTGCCCTCCATGTCGATCTCCCAGCGGGCGACCACTGAAGCCTCGTCGTCCAGCGCGGTAGGCAGGACGGACGCATCGGCGACGTATAAATCGACTTGCTGGAGGGCCATGGAAATGGGCGGGTTACGGGGTGAACGATACCGGAGCCTCTGTTTCGGGGAGGCGCCTGCTCATTCCGTGGGGCTCACAGGGAGACCCCTTGCTTCCAGGGGATGAAGTCGTGCTGCCCGAGGATCTGGGCCTTCGTCTTCATCTCGCCGCTGGCGACCCGGATCAGCATCTCGAGGAGTTCCTCGCCGACATCCTGGATCGACTTTTCGCCGGCGATGATCGAGCCGCTGTCCAGGTCGATGATGTCCGGCAGGCGCTGGGCCAGCCGGGTGTTCGACGAGACCTTGACGACCGGCGAGATCGGGTTGCCGGTCGGCGTGCCGAGGCCGGTCGAAAACGCCATAATGTTGGCGCCGGCGCCGGCCATGCCGGTCGTCGACTCCACGTCGTTTCCCGGCGTGCAGAGCAGGTTCAGCCCCTTCGCCGTCGCGTACTCCGGGTAGCCGAGGACGCCGGTGATCGGCGAGGTGCCGCCCTTCTTCGCGGCGCCGGCCGACTTGATGGCGTCGGTGATCAGCCCGTCCTTGATGTTGCCGGGGGAGGGGTTCATGTGGAGGCCCGAGCCGACGGCCTCGGCCTGCCGGCTGTACTCTCGCATGATGCGGATGAACCGGTCGCCGATCTCCGGGGTGACGGCCCGGTTGATCAGTTCCTGTTCGACGCCGCACAGTTCGGGGAATTCCGACAGGATGACGGTGCCACCGAGCGCCACGAGCAGGTCAGCCGCGTGCCCCATCGCCGGGTTGGCGGAGATCCCCGAGAACCCGTCCGACCCGCCGCACTCGACGCCGAACGTCAGCGCGCTGAGCGGCGCCGGCGCGCGCCGGAGCTGGTTGGCTTCCACCAGGCCGGCGAAGGTCTGCCGGATGGCATCCGAGAGCATGTCGTATTCCGAGGGGCCCCGCTGCTGTTCGTAGAGGTAGAGCGGCTTGTCGAAGTTCGGATTGCGTTTGTGGATCTCTTCCTGGAGCATCTCGATCTGCGCGTTCTGGCAGCCGAGACTCAGCACCGTCGCCCCGGCGACGTTGGGGTTGTGGATGTAGCCGGCGAGGAGGGAGACGAGTGTCCGGGCATCCTGCCGGGTGCCGCCGCAGCCGCCTTCGTGGGTCAGAAACTGGATGCCGTCGATGTTTTCGAAGACGGGTGCGCGGGTGCTGGCGGCTTTCTGGGTCGGATACGCCCACGCGCGCAGCGCCTCGGCCGGCGCGCCGGCGCGGTACTGCTTCACCAGTTCCGCGACATGCTGCTGGTACAGGGCCGGCTGCGCATAACCCAGCTCCTTCTCGAACGCATCGCGCAGGATGGCCACGTTGCGGTTTTCGCAGAACACGAGCGGGATGACCACCCAATAGTTCGCGGTGCCCACCTGGCCGTCCGACCGGTGGTAGCCCATGAACGTCCGGTCTTTCCAGCGGCGCACGTCGGGCGGGGTCCACGAGAACGTGCTGTCGGCGGCGTTGAACTCGGCGGTCGCGTGTTTGACGTTGCCGGTGTGGATGGGCGCGCCGAGCGGTATCGCCTGCGTGGCGCGGCCTACGAGGACGCCGTACATGTAGATCGGGTCGCCCGCCGCGCGGGCCTGCGTCACGAGTTTGTGTTTGGCCTGCACCTTCTCGGGCAGCGAGATGACCGAGCCGTTATCGCGCACGGCCGTGCCGGCGGGCAGGTCGTCGAGGGCGACGAGGACATTGTCGGAGTCGTGGACTTTGAGTACGTTGGCCATGGGTAGATCGAGGTATCGCCTGGTGTGTTGCGCCCTGAATGTACAGCAGATCGCGTCCTCTCGCAGCCCCGCGCCCTCAATTTGCATTTTTATCTGGCAATCCGAACGTACGCACCCTGGCGCTTCGTCCATCGGATGCCGGATGCAGGATGCCTGGATGCAGGATGCCTGGATGCAGGATGTCTGGATGCAGGATCACCGATCCACTAAGAAACCCGCATCCCTGTAGCGCTTCCCTGAGACGCTTACGTCACGCTCTAATCCACACCGATTCATGCGCTCCCTAGCCCTTACCCTCAACCTGAAGGACGACCCCGCCGTCATCGAGGCCTACAAAGCCTACCATGCGAACGCCTGGCCGGAGGTGGTCGAGGCGTTGCAGGCCGTCGGCATCCACCAGATGCGCATCTGGCTGCTGGGCCGCCGGCTCTTCATGGTCGCCGATGTGGCCGACGACTTCGAGCCGGCGGTCGACTTCCCGCGCTACCTCACCCTGCATCCCCGCTGTCAGGAATGGGAAGATCTGATGGGCACCTTCCAGGAGCCGGTCCCGGAAGCGCGGCCGGGGGAGAAGTGGGCCATGATGGAAGAGGTGTTTCGATTGGTGATTAGCGAATAAAAATTAGCGAACAAGGAGGGGGGTGATTGGGGATTCGTGAATAAAGATTTGCGAGCAAGGAGGGGGATTTGATTTTTGGGGATTCGTGAATAAAGATTTGCGATCTGGGAGGGTATGTTTTGGGGCGACTTTGTCTGGTAGGAGATAAGTGGATTTGTACAACAACGAATGACTCTGCCATGAAATCTTCTCGCTCTTCGGGACATCGTTCTGATGCCGTCATTCGTGCGACGGCCTTCGAAAATAGACTCATCGTGTTCGCGATCCGTGCTTGCGATGCAGCCGAAGAACTGCCCTCATCCTTTGCTGGAAGCCACGTTGCCGGGCAGCTCATTCGAGCTGGTACGGCCGCTGCTCCGCATTACGCCGAAGCGCAGAGTGCGGAATCTCGCAAGGATTTCGTGCACAAACTCAAGATCGGCGTCAAGGAACTCCGGGAGGCGAAAGTCTGGCTAAAGTTTATCGAACAAAAAGGATTTCCAGTCTCGACCGATCTGAATTCCTTGCTGGCTGAAGCGGATGAGTTGATCTCGATCTTTGTTAAAAGCATTCAAACCGCTCAACGAAATCAAGCCGGCACCGCGCACACGCGAACGCCTCCCCCTCACCAATCCCAACTCCTTGATCGCTAATCGCTAATCTTTGAGCCGCGCCACCGGCCCCTGGTGTTTGGCTTTCTCTTCGGGCTCGACGTGGATCGTGATGCTGCAATCCGCTATGGCCTCGCGCAGGGCGGCCTCGATGCGGTCGCAGATGGCGTGGGAGGCCTCGACGCTCATCGCGCCCGGGACGACGAGGTGGAATTCGATGAACCGATGCTGGCCGGCGGTGCGCGAACGCAGCGCGTGCGCCTCGATCGCGCCATCCATGTTTTTGCGGATGATCTGCTGGATCTGTTCCATCTGGGCGTCCGGCAGGCTCTCGTCCATCAGGCCGCCCATCGACTCGCGCATGAGGCGGAGGCCCTCGATCACGACATTGATGGCGACCGCGATCGCGAGCAGCGGATCCAGAATCCACCATCCGGTGGCGCTGGCGAGGAGGATGCCGACGAGCACGCCGCCCGTGCTGATCACGTCGGTCCAGAGGTGCCGGCCGTCCGCCACGAGGGCCGGCGAGCGGCGCTTCCGGCCGGTGCGGATGAGGTAGACGGCCCAGCCGGCGGTGAGCACGCCGGCCAGGAGCGAGAGGAGGGCGCCCCGGGTCAGCTCGGTGAGCGCGACGGGCTCCATGAGCCGGCTGCCGGCGGCGCGGGCGATCTCCACCGCCGCAAAAAGAATCATGGCGCCCTCGGCCACGGCGGCGAGAAACTCCGCCTTCGTGTGCCCGAACGGATGCTCGCGGTCCGGCGGCTGCGAGGCCACGCTGATCGCGAACAGCGCCATGAGCGCCGCCGCGACATTGACGATCGACTCCAGCGCGTCGGAATACAGCGATACCGAACCCGTCATGAGGTACGCGGCGTATTTCAGCCCCAGCACCGAGATGCTGAACGCGATATTGATGCGGGCCGTGTTGAGGGGCGACATAGGCGGGATCGCTGATGGGAGATAGGATACCCCTGATGCGCGCATGCGATCCGGCACCGCTTTTTTTCATCAGCAGCGTTCGACATTCCGCCGCCGACCTCCGATATTGAACCCCCGCTACGGTTTGTATTTTCCGCCTCGCTTGCTACCAACCATGTCCATGCGTCCACTTCGCCTGCTCGGTCTTCTGGCTCTCGTGCCGCTCGGGCTTTTCGCCCGCTGTTCCGGGACCGAAACGGCGACCCAGTCGACCCCGGCCCTGCCGGCGGTAGTGGATTTCAACTTCCACGTGAAGCCCATCCTGTCGGACCGGTGCTTCAAGTGCCACGGCCCCGACGAGAAGACCCGCGAGGCCGGCTTCCGGCTGGACACCCGGGAGGGCGCGCTCGCCGCGCTGATGGATGAGGACGGTAACCCGACCGACCGGTACGCCATTGTCCCCGGGGCGCCGGACCGCAGCGAACTGGTCGCGCGGATCCACCACACGGACCCCGAGGAGCGGATGCCGCCGGCCGACTCCAAGCTGTCGCTCTCTCCGAACGAAATCGCCATCCTGGAACGATGGATCGCGCAGGGTGCGGATTGGAAGGAGCACTGGGCCTTCACGCCGCCGGCACAGGCGCCGCTTCCGGACGTGCGTGCCGCGTCGTGGTCCCGGAACGAGATCGACCGGTTCGTACTCGCCCGGCTCGAACGCGAGCGGCTCGATCCGGCCGACGAGGAGGCGCCCGAGATCTGGCTGCGGCGCGTCTCACTCGATATCACGGGGCTCCCGCCATCGCTCGGCGACCTCGACGCCTTCCTGGCGGACCCGTCGCCGGAAGCGTACGAGCGGACCGTGGACCGGCTCCTCGCCTCGCCGGCGTACGGCGAACGCATGGCGACCGTATGGCTCGATGCGGCCCGCTACGCCGACTCGCACGGCTACCAGGACGACCGGCCCCGGACGATGTGGCCCTGGCGCGACTGGGTCGTGCGCGCCTTTAACGAAAACCTGCCTTACGACGACTTCATCACCTGGCAGCTCGCCGGCGACCTGCTGCCCGAAGCCACGTACGAGCAGAAACTGGCCACTGCCTTCAACCGCAACCACGGCGTGACCCAGGAGGGCGGGGTCGTCAACGAGGAGTACATCACCGAATACGTCGCCGACCGCACCAACACCGCGACGACCGCGCTGCTGGGTGTGACGATGGAGTGCGCCCGCTGCCACGATCACAAATACGACCCCATCAGCCAGAAGGATTATTACAGCCTGTTCGCCTTCTTCAATACCATCGACGAGCGGGGCCAGATCAGCTATTTCGATCTCGCGCCGGCGCCGAACCTCCGTGTCGAGGACCCGGCGCTCGAGGCGCGGGCCGATTCGGTACGCGCGCGCATCGCTCGCCTGGAGGCCCGTGTCGCGGAACGCGCCGCGGCGCCGTCGTCAGGCTTCGCGGACTGGGAGATGCAGGGCCTCACCGACGCCGAACTGGAACGAGGGCTCTCGGAGGGGCTCATCGTCCATCTGCCGCTCGACGCGCTGCAGGAAGGAATCGCCGCCAACGCCGCCGGCGCCCCGGCGCGCATCAACACCCGGCTGCTGAATGTGCTGGACCCACCCGCCGTGGTCGAGGGCCGCGAGGGACAGGCCTTCGCATTCGACGGGCACAACTACCTCGATGCCGGCGACGCGGCGGACTTCGAGCACGCGAGCGCCTTCTCGATCGGCGCATGGATCCGATACGAGGGATCGGGCGACCGCGACGCGGCGCTGGTCGTGAAGCGCAACGAGGAGCAGAAACGCGGCGGCTACCAGCTGGCGCTGACAAAGGATCGCCGGCTCCAGTTCAGCCTCATCCACGATCAGGGCAAGGAGCGGCTCGACGTGGCGACGAGCGCGCGGGTGCCTGAAGGGACGTGGGTGCACGTCGCCGCGACGTACGACGGGTCCGGGAGGGCGGCCGGCGTGCGGCTGTATGTGGATGGGGATACGCGCCCCGTCGCCGTCGTCAACGACGCCCTCGACCGCCGCAGCATCCTGAACGGCAACGAGCTGCTCGTGGGCAACTGGAACACCCGCGACACGCCCAACGGCCAGCTGGAAGGATTCCGCAGCGGCGCCATCGACGAAGTCAGGGTGTACGGCCGCACCCTGTCGGCGCTGGAGGTGGCCCGTCTGGCCGGCGGCCGGCCGCTGACGCGCATCTCCGAGGCGCTGCCCCGCGAGACGTTCCGCGATGCGCTCTACGACTACTACCTGCTGCACGACGACGCCGAATACCGGGGATGGCAGACCGCGCTGGACAGCCTGCGCCGCATCAACATCGACATCCCGTACGTGAGCGTGATGGCGGAGATGGCCGAGCCCCGGATCACCCATGTGCTGGCCCGAGGCGCGTACGACGCGCCGACCACCGAGGTGACCCCGGGCACGCCGGCATCGATCCTCCCGTTTCCCGACGATTACCCCCGCAACCGGCTCGGCCTCGCCCGCTGGATGACGCATCCCGACAACCCGCTGACCGCGCGCGTGCTCGTGAACCGCGTCTGGGCGCAGTTTTTCGGACGCGGCATCGTGGCGACGCCGGAGGATTTCGGAAGCCAGGGCGCGCTCCCCACGCATCCGCTGCTGCTCGACTGGCTCGCCGTCTGGGTGCAGGAGAACGGATGGGACATGAAGGCCCTGGTCAAGAAGATCGCCCTCTCGGCCACCTACCGGCAGGCGGCGCGCATCACGCCCGAAAAGCTCGCGCGGGACCCGCAGAACCTCCTCCTGGCGCGCGGGCCGTCGCAGCGGATGACGGCGGAGATGCTGCGCGACAATGTGCTGGCGCAGAGCGGTCTGCTCAACAGCGAGGTGGGCGGCTGGTGGGTGAAACCGTACCAGCCGGCCGACGTCTGGAAAGAGCTGGCCAACCAGATCGGCGAGAACAAGTACCGCCCGAGCCAGGGCCGGGATCTGTACCGCCGGAGCCTCTATTCGTACTGGAAACGCACGATTCCCCCGCCGGCGATGCTCACGTTCGACGCGGCCGAGCGGACGGTGTGCGTGGTGAAACGACAGTCCACCACCACGCCGCTCCAGTCCCTCGTGCTCCTCAACGACCCGCAGTTCATCGAGGCGTCGCGCGTGCTGGCCACGCGGGTGCTGCGCGGCGGCGAGCCCATCGTCGACGCGTTCCGGATGGCGACGTCGCGGGCGCCGACGGAGCGGGAACGCGCGCTGCTGGATCGACTCTACCAGGAAGAGTACGCCCGCTTCGCGGCCACGCCGGCGGACGCCGAGGCCCTCCTCCGCGTAGGCACCTACGGTGTCGATCCGG harbors:
- a CDS encoding L-rhamnose mutarotase, with translation MRSLALTLNLKDDPAVIEAYKAYHANAWPEVVEALQAVGIHQMRIWLLGRRLFMVADVADDFEPAVDFPRYLTLHPRCQEWEDLMGTFQEPVPEARPGEKWAMMEEVFRLVISE
- a CDS encoding cation diffusion facilitator family transporter, yielding MSPLNTARINIAFSISVLGLKYAAYLMTGSVSLYSDALESIVNVAAALMALFAISVASQPPDREHPFGHTKAEFLAAVAEGAMILFAAVEIARAAGSRLMEPVALTELTRGALLSLLAGVLTAGWAVYLIRTGRKRRSPALVADGRHLWTDVISTGGVLVGILLASATGWWILDPLLAIAVAINVVIEGLRLMRESMGGLMDESLPDAQMEQIQQIIRKNMDGAIEAHALRSRTAGQHRFIEFHLVVPGAMSVEASHAICDRIEAALREAIADCSITIHVEPEEKAKHQGPVARLKD
- a CDS encoding DUF1553 domain-containing protein, which gives rise to MRPLRLLGLLALVPLGLFARCSGTETATQSTPALPAVVDFNFHVKPILSDRCFKCHGPDEKTREAGFRLDTREGALAALMDEDGNPTDRYAIVPGAPDRSELVARIHHTDPEERMPPADSKLSLSPNEIAILERWIAQGADWKEHWAFTPPAQAPLPDVRAASWSRNEIDRFVLARLERERLDPADEEAPEIWLRRVSLDITGLPPSLGDLDAFLADPSPEAYERTVDRLLASPAYGERMATVWLDAARYADSHGYQDDRPRTMWPWRDWVVRAFNENLPYDDFITWQLAGDLLPEATYEQKLATAFNRNHGVTQEGGVVNEEYITEYVADRTNTATTALLGVTMECARCHDHKYDPISQKDYYSLFAFFNTIDERGQISYFDLAPAPNLRVEDPALEARADSVRARIARLEARVAERAAAPSSGFADWEMQGLTDAELERGLSEGLIVHLPLDALQEGIAANAAGAPARINTRLLNVLDPPAVVEGREGQAFAFDGHNYLDAGDAADFEHASAFSIGAWIRYEGSGDRDAALVVKRNEEQKRGGYQLALTKDRRLQFSLIHDQGKERLDVATSARVPEGTWVHVAATYDGSGRAAGVRLYVDGDTRPVAVVNDALDRRSILNGNELLVGNWNTRDTPNGQLEGFRSGAIDEVRVYGRTLSALEVARLAGGRPLTRISEALPRETFRDALYDYYLLHDDAEYRGWQTALDSLRRINIDIPYVSVMAEMAEPRITHVLARGAYDAPTTEVTPGTPASILPFPDDYPRNRLGLARWMTHPDNPLTARVLVNRVWAQFFGRGIVATPEDFGSQGALPTHPLLLDWLAVWVQENGWDMKALVKKIALSATYRQAARITPEKLARDPQNLLLARGPSQRMTAEMLRDNVLAQSGLLNSEVGGWWVKPYQPADVWKELANQIGENKYRPSQGRDLYRRSLYSYWKRTIPPPAMLTFDAAERTVCVVKRQSTTTPLQSLVLLNDPQFIEASRVLATRVLRGGEPIVDAFRMATSRAPTERERALLDRLYQEEYARFAATPADAEALLRVGTYGVDPAADPTELAAMTVVVSTLLNLDEAKMRS
- a CDS encoding altronate dehydratase family protein, with the translated sequence MANVLKVHDSDNVLVALDDLPAGTAVRDNGSVISLPEKVQAKHKLVTQARAAGDPIYMYGVLVGRATQAIPLGAPIHTGNVKHATAEFNAADSTFSWTPPDVRRWKDRTFMGYHRSDGQVGTANYWVVIPLVFCENRNVAILRDAFEKELGYAQPALYQQHVAELVKQYRAGAPAEALRAWAYPTQKAASTRAPVFENIDGIQFLTHEGGCGGTRQDARTLVSLLAGYIHNPNVAGATVLSLGCQNAQIEMLQEEIHKRNPNFDKPLYLYEQQRGPSEYDMLSDAIRQTFAGLVEANQLRRAPAPLSALTFGVECGGSDGFSGISANPAMGHAADLLVALGGTVILSEFPELCGVEQELINRAVTPEIGDRFIRIMREYSRQAEAVGSGLHMNPSPGNIKDGLITDAIKSAGAAKKGGTSPITGVLGYPEYATAKGLNLLCTPGNDVESTTGMAGAGANIMAFSTGLGTPTGNPISPVVKVSSNTRLAQRLPDIIDLDSGSIIAGEKSIQDVGEELLEMLIRVASGEMKTKAQILGQHDFIPWKQGVSL
- a CDS encoding TIGR00341 family protein, with the translated sequence MALQQVDLYVADASVLPTALDDEASVVARWEIDMEGSQKLVRFLVETESTETLLERLHERIGDEDAYRIVVTNVEATLPRLEPKEEAETPNEETPGRKARISREELYQDIDDAIRTTKSHYTLVVLSTLVAAIGLLRANVAVIIGAMVIAPLIGPNIALALGTTLADTDLLKRAMRINIAGLLLGLALSFGIGLLLPVDPNSPEIAARTEVTLADMALALAAGVAGALSMTRGVSSALIGVMVAVALMPPLVVVGMMLGAGFWQHAYRAGLLLITNLTAINLAGIVTFLIQGIRPMRWYETEKARKATRLAILLWAILLAILIAAILLGNPASY
- a CDS encoding four helix bundle protein, coding for MKSSRSSGHRSDAVIRATAFENRLIVFAIRACDAAEELPSSFAGSHVAGQLIRAGTAAAPHYAEAQSAESRKDFVHKLKIGVKELREAKVWLKFIEQKGFPVSTDLNSLLAEADELISIFVKSIQTAQRNQAGTAHTRTPPPHQSQLLDR